Genomic segment of Paenibacillus sp. FSL R5-0912:
GTGGATGTCCCACAGGTATTCCGAGGTGCCAATTCCGCTTCTGTAGCTGCTGAGACCTTCGCTTTTGTCCTTCATCCAGCCCTCCAGCGTCTTCTCCCAGGGCTCCTGTGCATCTCCGCCCGGCGTGAATTTACGGCCCTCCTGCGTGGGCAGGAACAGCACGGCCCGGCTGGAGCGGTATTCTACGTGGGGTGTAACTCCGCGTTTCTTCGCTTCCCGCTCCAGCAGCCGGTTCACCGTTTCCTCACTCGGTGCTGTCTCCCCTTCGATTACAGCAACCTCCCACTTATGCTCGGGATTCATCCCGAGCTGGCGTGCCCGCCGCTCCACCTCATGCCGCGAAGGCAGCGGCGGAGTCAGCAGCTCATCGATGAAGTTGCCGCGCAGCCGGAATTCGGTATCCTCAGCGACCTTGCGCCGCATCAGCTCCAGAGCGAAGACAAGCCTGGCCTGCTCTATGCCCACTTCCTCCATATCATCCAGCTGCTCTTTATCCACCAACAGTCTGGCTACCGTCCGCCGGTCCACATGGATATTCCAGTTCAGCGGAGCATGGCTCTGTGACCAGTCGAAATCAGCCGGCGAGGATACGATGATCTTCCGATCCGTATCCACAAGCGTAACCGGTGCTTTCAGGAAATCCGCCACATTATCGCTGACCGCCTGAATGCCGCTGTTCTCCAGCACCATTGTTGTCAGCGTGCGGTAGACCTCCTCCGCACGGCGCAGCAGCATTGCCTGCCGTCCGAGCAGCAGCTCCATCACCGGCTGGGTAATATCCGTATACGGAATCTCCGGCGGGATCTCCACAATAGGCAGACCGCAGGCATTGCTGGCCTCGATCGCTCCTTGGGGAATTTCCTTCAGGAAGCGGGCCGGCTTAATCGCCAGCGCCGCTGCACCCAGATTGTCGAGTGTATAGATCAGCTCAGTCAGCAGCGAAGGATCATGGCGGATGGAATACGCCGTAGTCAGCAGCATGACGCCTTCACTGATCCAGCCCTTCAGATCCGGAACCTCCATAATATCTACGAACCGGACTACCCGGTCCAGCCCCTGCTGGCCGCTAATAACCTTCGCTTTCCCAAGAACAGAGAGCTCCATCAGCTCCCGTAGCGTAATTCCTCGTGTATTCAACATTCTGCCTCCCTCTGCTGTCTTCAGTATTTCATGATTTTTCCTGAAATATGCCAATTGTACGTACCCGTATCACCCGTAAGCCCCCGTAGCCACTCGAAGGCCACCAGCTTACATTCGCATTCCCGCTAGTTTATCAGACATTCCCGCCCAGCCACAGGAAAAATATATAAAATTGCAGATAAATATTAATTTGGCAGGGGAGAAGAGAGCAAGTGGGCTTGCAGAGGGGGGGCTTGCGGCAAGATTAGTGGAGGTTGTGGCCTGATTTCAGGCGGCGGGCTACTTCTGGCGGTTTCAGGGGCATTAGTGCCCCTCATTTCAGGCGGCGGGCTACTTTCGGCGGTTTCAGGGGCATTAGTGCCCCTCATTTCAGGCAGCGGGCGACTTTCGGCGGTTTCAGGGGCATTAGTGCCCCTCACTTCCTCACTTCCTCTCCCTCCCCACTTATCTCAATTTACACTCTCCTTCATTCAGGAACAGCTCGCTGACGTGACAAAAAATCTTGATTTAGTTACTCAATTTGTTCAACAGCTTGTTAAACAACTAGTTCAACAACCAAAAACGTTCCCCGGACCCGAAGTCTGGAGGAACGCTTAACTTTATCTGTACTTTGAACTAATAACTCTACTTTGCACTAGTAACTCTACTTTGCACTAGTAACTCTACTTTGCACTAGTAACTCTACTTTGCACTAGTAACTCTACTTTGCACTAGTAACTCTACTTTGCACTAGTAACTCTACTTTGCACTAGTAACTCTACTTTGCACTAGTATCCCTGCTTAGCATCTTGCACAGCGCAATCAGCGCCGCACTCCCCCAGGCAAGGAAGCAGCCGCAGCGGCCGCAGCGCCAAGCGCAAGGATCGGATCAAACGCGCGGATGCCGAGCTGTTCTTCCAGCTCCGCCGCCAGGCCGATGGTGGCAAACCCGGTGCAGGCGAGGACTATGGCCTGCGCACCGCGTTCCACCAGCCGGGCTGCTCCGGCAAGTGCGCCTGCCCGTCCGGCAGGCGTACCCAAATCAAGAGTGGTCGTTACCCCATCAGGCCGGTCCATGCCGAGGTAAGCATCGCCGAGAATGCTGCGGATCAGCGGCGGCACTTCGGTCAGGATCGTCAGCACGCCAATCTTATCGCTGTATGCCAGCGACATATGGGCTGCACAAGAGCCTGCGCCCAGAACCGGTACATTTACTGCCATCCTAGCTTCCAGCAGCGCGGGATCCGCGGCACAGCTGATGCCGATGACCGTACAGCCCTGCTGCTCCAGATCCCGGGCCAGGCTGATAATCTTCGGCACTGACTCTGCTTCGGTCTCGTCATTGTATACGCCCTGAGGCTGATCAGGAATACAGCGGCTGATTACCGGCAGGCCATACCGGTGTTCAATCAATTCTCCGTGCAAATGAATTGCAGACTCCTCTTGCAGTGTGATTACACGTATAATTCCAAGCATCCTTATCTCCCCCTGGTCAGCCATTGTTCTGCGTTCTGAATATCCTCACCATATACTTTTGCTTCATTCCGTACCGCCATAACCCTGACAACAACACAGCAGCCGCGCAGCCTAGAGCAGTTCTCCTGCACGCATAATCAGCTTATCATCAATATATACATCCGGCTTCATCACAACGGCATCAATATGCACACCAGCCGCTACAACCCCGCCGAACGTATTATTGCTGCCAAAAGCGACATGGATGGTCCCGTAGACCTTCTCATCCTCCAGCACCACACCTGTAATTCTGGCCTTGCTGTTTGTACCAATGCCGAACTCGCCCAGGAGCCTGCCGTCACCGGGACCAAGCATATCCAGCAGCCTGTCACCGCTCTCGCCTTCTGCACTAACCAAACGGCCCCGCTCTACCGCCAGCACCATCGGGCAGTTCAGCGCGCCAATACCTGCAATCGAACCGTCCACCTTAATCTGGCCGGTGGCTGTACCCTCCATTGGCGCAATATAAGCCTCGCCCGAAGGCAGGTTGCCCGATTCGCCCGGATTCAGATACAATCCGGTGCTGAGCACGCCATCCCGGCCCTCAATCGAAAAGCTCAGACTCAGTCCGTCTTTAACTACACGCACCTGGCTTCCCTCAGACAGCAGCGCAGCAACCTGCTCTGTTAATGTCTTCACCTGCGCATAGTCCGCAGTGATCGCGCCATGGCTGAACATGTCATCTGTCATGCCCGGCATGGTCGCCACCCGCGTTCCCGCTGCGGCTGCCTGCTTGCGCGCCGCCGTATGTGTCATCGAATGTGTCGTAATGCATATCGCCACATCCGCTTTGGCCATAGCTTCAGCAATCGGAGCCGGCGGCTCCTCGCCGGATTTGCTCCGTGCCTGCATAATCAATAGCATCGATTCCGCCCCGAGCCGCTTCCCTGCTTCATAGACGGATTCGGCAAGCTCCCGCTTGTCGTCATCGGCCACTACAGCCAGCAATTCACCGCTGCCAAGCCCCAGACAGTCCTTAAGGACATTCATGCTAATCAGTATTCGTTGCTCACTCATTCTCGTTTCCTCCCGGTTACACCATTTCTGCTACCAGCTTGCCCATCAGGGCATTGGACAGCACGGCAGGCACTCCTGCGGAGGCCGCCCACTGTCTATGCTGCTCCACATATCCCATACAGTCAAGCACAATCACATCCGCCAAGTCCCGCAGGCGCTCAGCAGCCGCTCGGAAATCCGCTTCCGTACCGGTATACGGAGAAGCAGCTGCAAACGGCAGCCGCGCTCCGGCTCCCGCGAATTTCTCATTCATGCTCTCTTCCTGCTCGGGCAGAGGACCAATCAGCCCCAGCCGGCGTCCGTCAAGCATCGCCATAACAACCGGAGGGATAATCCGGTCCGGTTCAATCAGATGGGCCTTGGCCGTATGAAGTCCCGGAAAAACACCGGTACAGGCCAGCAGAATCGTCTGAATTCCAGCAGCTTCCATAGCATCAACCTTCCCCTGCAAAACGGACTTTATCCGCTCGCGGGAGATTACCGCAGCTGATCCGTCCGTCATGCGGGTAGTCAGCACATACTCCCCCGGTCCAGGACTATAGAATTCGCGTACCTGGTCAGCAGTGAATCCGTCAAGTACCCCGGACTGAACCAGTCCGGCCTTACCTTCCAGATACTTCTCAATAATCGGCGCAACATCGTTCCTGGGAGCTTGTCCGATCGTGATTAACCCTATATTATTACTCATCTTGCTCCCTCCCGCTTCTCTATACGGATTGAAATCGTGGCAAACCCATGCCTGTATACATTTAGCAGGCGCTGAACCTTGCTCAGCGCCTGCTAATTATTCCGTTCTATTCCTAGTGAGAGGTTACAGCCGGTTTACCCAGCGTCTGCAGCACTTTCATCGAACCGTACAGCTCGGTAATCTGTGCGAATTCAGCTTCGTTGTAGAAAGAGCATATGCCTTGAGTGTACTCTTTGGCTGTCTCAATGGCAAAACGCACCGCCTGGGCAATATCAATCTCATGGCTAGCCCCTGTACCGCAGCCGGGCACCATGGACTGGGCAGTAATCGCCAACCCTACAACAGGAGCCGAAGTCGCTACTGCCGGCTGCAGGATGGAATTGATATGATATAGTCCGTTACCGTAAGGAGTAATATCCTGCGTAGTTACCGGAAAAGTAACCGGATACTGTCCTGTCGTCATTTCCATGATGCGCAGCAGATCCTCACTGACCCGCAGAATGTACCCTTCTTTGACCGTAGGTGAGATTGCAATGCCTTTATGATTCACCACACGGTTGCCCTTGGTCGTATCAATAGAAATAATCGCTTCCATCTCCGGCAATACCTCGTGCTCATTCATCTGCAGGATATCCACCGGGGAATCCATGAAATCAACGGGCTCATGCGGCAGTGTCGGAGCATCCGGGCAAATATGCGTCGTAACCAGGACGTCACCCTGCAGTACGTCTCCTTTGGTCTGCATGTTTGCCAGCTTCAGTGCCGCAGCGATTGCCGCCACTGCGCCGTCTGCATCAGAGACAATGCCGATCCGGCTGGGGCGCGCTCCTATTCCGCCAAGTCTGCCGACAATTCCGAAGGTTGGCGCGCTGCCGCCTCCAAGCTTGCCTTGACTGCCCGGAATGGTGATTTTGACGAATTCCGTACTGCCTTTTTCACCTTCCACTTTCTGAACCTCAACCTTAACCGCAGGATATGCTGCGAATAACTGCCTGACCTGCTCACCATTAACATAAGCGCTGTCCAGTGCGTTCAAAACTGTAATTGTCTGATGAAGTGCCATTATAATTCCTCCCCGGATGCATGCTCATGATTGTGATGTTTGAATTCATACTATCTTAAAATTCGAAACGTCCACAATGTACCGCCCTGCCAAAACTAAGTTGTTTTTCTTGTCCTTTGCACATAAACCTTACGCGCAAGGTACACTCTTCGGCCTTTAAGCAGCATCCGGCATCCATTAAACCCCTAAATACCCCGTTTCATCACATAAAGAAATATAAATAAAGGTTAATTATTCCATATGGCGAATTAAAAGAAGGTTACACATCATCAAATTATGGAAGAGGGTTACTACATGAAGCTGGAACAGACTGAGCCTCAAAAAGAGCTCCAACAAACCATCGATCAGGAAGTTCTGCTCTCCGGATTTTCGGGTACGGTACTGGTTACGCAACACGATCAGACCCTCGCAGCGGCTGCTTGCGGACACTCCAATGTAGCGGAGGAACGGATTAATCAGCTTAACACCTGCTTCGGGATTGCTTCCGGCAGCAAACTGTTCACAGCAGTAGCCATCTGCCAGCTGGTGGAGCAGGGCAAGCTTTCTTTTGACGGCAAGGTACTGGAAGTTTTACATGAGCAGAAGTTCCCCTTGTTCAGCCCGGAGATCACGGTTCATCAGCTGCTGACGCATAGCTCGGGCATTCCGGATTATTTCGATGAGGAGGTTATGGACGACTTCGCAGCACTTTGGGAGGAGATACCGATGTATACGCTCAGGCGACCCGGTGATTTCCTGGCACTATTTGCAGCCCTGCCGATGAAATTCACTCCCGGCGATCGTTTCCACTATAACAATGCGGGTTATATCTTGCTTAGTCTGGTAGTCGAAGCGGTCAGCGGAATGAATTTCACGGATTATGTGGAGCAGCATATTTTCCAGCCTTGCGGGATGAAGGATTCCGGTTATTTCGCCCTGGATGCCCTCCCGGCCAATACAGCTCTCGGTTATATCGACAATGAGACCGGAGAGAATATCAGCAACATCTATTCCATTCCGGTGGTGGGCGGCGGCGATGGCGGTGCTTTTGTCACGGCAGCGGATATGCAGAAGCTGTGGACATGCCTGCTAGGGCACAAGCTGCTGCAGCCAGAGACGACTGCCCTGCTGCTCACACCGCATATTCTTGAGGATGAGGATACTTACTACGGCTATGGAGTGTGGATTACGATCCGAAACGGCGGGGTGTTAAAATACCATCTCATGGGCTCCGATCCCGGGGTCTCCTTTCGCTCAGCAGTCTATCCGGCAAGCGGCGTAACCTTCACCGCTCTCTGCAACCGGAGTAGAGGGACTTACCGGATGATGCTGGCCGTGGAGGAGAATCTGCAGCTGTAACAGCAGGCCTTCCGCGCACTATAGGCTTTCACGCTTAAATTCTATATTACAAAAAGCCCTACGCCAGCAATTCACTGGTCGTAGGGCTTCTTTGGCTATTCATTATTCATTGCTAAGCAATCAGGAATCGGTAACCCGGTTTAGTAGCGCGTTACGCCATCCTTAGTCACCAGCGCGAATACCAGTGGCTGCGGCGGAACCGGCTGAGCGGAGATGCGGTAAGCTTCCAGCACCTTGGCTTCGGCTTCCTGCACTTTGCTCTCACTGGCATCATTCACATGCAGCACGGCAAGCGTATCGCCTGCGGCTACGGCATCGCCGACCTTAATCGCCAGCTGAATGCCAACGGCCAGGTCGATGACGGATTCCTTCGTTTCGCGTCCGGCGCCGAGCAGCATTGCCGCTACGCCGATCTCTTCGGCCTGAATGCTCTCCACATACCCTGCGGCTTCCGCCTTCACTTCGATGAACTTGCGCGCTGCCGGCAAAGTATCCGGCGACTCAATCTGCGTGGCATCGCCGCCTTGGGCAGACACCATCTGCTTGAACTTGTCCAGCGCACTGCCGTCTTTGATATGGGACAGCAGAATGGAGCGCGCTTCTTCTTCGTCCTTCGCCTTGCCGCCGAGCACCAGCATCTGGCTGCCCAGAATGAGGCAGACCTCCTGCAGATCCTTCGGCCCGTGACCGTTCAAGGTCTCAATGCCTTCTTTGATCTCCAGCGCATTACCGATGCCGAAGCCCAGCGGCTGGTCCATGTCGCTGATCACTGCGACCGTGTTGCGGCCGAGATGCGTGCCGATATCCACCATTGCCTGTGCGAGTGCGATGGAATCCTCCAGCGTCTTCATGAACGCGCCGCTGCCGGTCTTCACATCAAGTACGATGGCATCCGCACCTGCGGCGATCTTCTTGCTCATTACGGAGCTGGCAATCAGCGGAATGGATTCCACGGTTGCAGTCACGTCACGCAGCGCGTACAACTTCTTGTCCGCAGGCGTAATGTTACCGGACTGGCCGATGACAGCTGCGCCGATCTCCCCTACCTGGGTGAAGAATCGCTCCCGGTCCATCTCCACGGAGAATCCGGTGATTGACTCCAGCTTGTCGAGTGTGCCGCCAGTGTGGCCGAGGCCGCGTCCGGACATTTTGGCCACCGGAACTCCGGCTGCGGCTACAAGCGGGGCCAAAACAACCGTCGTTTTGTCGCCAACACCACCGGTAGAATGCTTGTCTACCTTGATGCCGGCTATCGGACTGAGATCCACCTGGTCACCGGACATCGCCATTTCCAGGGTCAGATCACCGGTCTCCCGTGCGTTCATTCCGCGGAAATAGACAGCCATCGCCAAGGCAGAAATCTGGTAATCAGGAATTTCACCTTTGCTGTAGCCTTGAATCAGAAAAGCTATTTCTTCACGGCTGAGCTCTCCGCCGTCTCTTTTTTTCTGAATAAGATCAACTGCACGCATTATACCTGTACCTCACGGACAAAGGCGCGCACAAGGCCGATGAATTTCGGTTTGGTCAGGTTAGCTACTTTTACCACCTGCTCATGAGTAAGCGGCTCCAGCTCGTCCCCGATCGCCATATCCGTGATACAGGTAATGCCGAGCACGCGAAGCTTGCTGTGGCTGGCTACGATCACTTCGGGCACGGTGGACATCCCAACGGCATCGCCGCCGAGGTAGGCCAGCATTTTGAGTTCAGCCGGAGTTTCATAGGTAGGGCCGCTGATGCCGGCATATACGCCTTCCTGCAGCACTAG
This window contains:
- a CDS encoding PucR family transcriptional regulator, giving the protein MNTRGITLRELMELSVLGKAKVISGQQGLDRVVRFVDIMEVPDLKGWISEGVMLLTTAYSIRHDPSLLTELIYTLDNLGAAALAIKPARFLKEIPQGAIEASNACGLPIVEIPPEIPYTDITQPVMELLLGRQAMLLRRAEEVYRTLTTMVLENSGIQAVSDNVADFLKAPVTLVDTDRKIIVSSPADFDWSQSHAPLNWNIHVDRRTVARLLVDKEQLDDMEEVGIEQARLVFALELMRRKVAEDTEFRLRGNFIDELLTPPLPSRHEVERRARQLGMNPEHKWEVAVIEGETAPSEETVNRLLEREAKKRGVTPHVEYRSSRAVLFLPTQEGRKFTPGGDAQEPWEKTLEGWMKDKSEGLSSYRSGIGTSEYLWDIHTSYNEARKALSISRRLGQGTGGVTRYEEMEVYHLLEGLGGPGFERLFERKLGKLLQYDQEHDSNMMLTFYHYLECRGSLIETANSLYIHRNSVKYRLERIRDITGFDLNDPREQFVCHLCLIYYYLQEK
- a CDS encoding aspartate/glutamate racemase family protein, with protein sequence MLGIIRVITLQEESAIHLHGELIEHRYGLPVISRCIPDQPQGVYNDETEAESVPKIISLARDLEQQGCTVIGISCAADPALLEARMAVNVPVLGAGSCAAHMSLAYSDKIGVLTILTEVPPLIRSILGDAYLGMDRPDGVTTTLDLGTPAGRAGALAGAARLVERGAQAIVLACTGFATIGLAAELEEQLGIRAFDPILALGAAAAAAASLPGGVRR
- a CDS encoding aminopeptidase — translated: MSEQRILISMNVLKDCLGLGSGELLAVVADDDKRELAESVYEAGKRLGAESMLLIMQARSKSGEEPPAPIAEAMAKADVAICITTHSMTHTAARKQAAAAGTRVATMPGMTDDMFSHGAITADYAQVKTLTEQVAALLSEGSQVRVVKDGLSLSFSIEGRDGVLSTGLYLNPGESGNLPSGEAYIAPMEGTATGQIKVDGSIAGIGALNCPMVLAVERGRLVSAEGESGDRLLDMLGPGDGRLLGEFGIGTNSKARITGVVLEDEKVYGTIHVAFGSNNTFGGVVAAGVHIDAVVMKPDVYIDDKLIMRAGELL
- a CDS encoding AroM family protein, whose protein sequence is MSNNIGLITIGQAPRNDVAPIIEKYLEGKAGLVQSGVLDGFTADQVREFYSPGPGEYVLTTRMTDGSAAVISRERIKSVLQGKVDAMEAAGIQTILLACTGVFPGLHTAKAHLIEPDRIIPPVVMAMLDGRRLGLIGPLPEQEESMNEKFAGAGARLPFAAASPYTGTEADFRAAAERLRDLADVIVLDCMGYVEQHRQWAASAGVPAVLSNALMGKLVAEMV
- a CDS encoding DUF1177 domain-containing protein; the protein is MALHQTITVLNALDSAYVNGEQVRQLFAAYPAVKVEVQKVEGEKGSTEFVKITIPGSQGKLGGGSAPTFGIVGRLGGIGARPSRIGIVSDADGAVAAIAAALKLANMQTKGDVLQGDVLVTTHICPDAPTLPHEPVDFMDSPVDILQMNEHEVLPEMEAIISIDTTKGNRVVNHKGIAISPTVKEGYILRVSEDLLRIMEMTTGQYPVTFPVTTQDITPYGNGLYHINSILQPAVATSAPVVGLAITAQSMVPGCGTGASHEIDIAQAVRFAIETAKEYTQGICSFYNEAEFAQITELYGSMKVLQTLGKPAVTSH
- a CDS encoding serine hydrolase domain-containing protein, coding for MKLEQTEPQKELQQTIDQEVLLSGFSGTVLVTQHDQTLAAAACGHSNVAEERINQLNTCFGIASGSKLFTAVAICQLVEQGKLSFDGKVLEVLHEQKFPLFSPEITVHQLLTHSSGIPDYFDEEVMDDFAALWEEIPMYTLRRPGDFLALFAALPMKFTPGDRFHYNNAGYILLSLVVEAVSGMNFTDYVEQHIFQPCGMKDSGYFALDALPANTALGYIDNETGENISNIYSIPVVGGGDGGAFVTAADMQKLWTCLLGHKLLQPETTALLLTPHILEDEDTYYGYGVWITIRNGGVLKYHLMGSDPGVSFRSAVYPASGVTFTALCNRSRGTYRMMLAVEENLQL
- a CDS encoding pyrimidine-nucleoside phosphorylase, translated to MRAVDLIQKKRDGGELSREEIAFLIQGYSKGEIPDYQISALAMAVYFRGMNARETGDLTLEMAMSGDQVDLSPIAGIKVDKHSTGGVGDKTTVVLAPLVAAAGVPVAKMSGRGLGHTGGTLDKLESITGFSVEMDRERFFTQVGEIGAAVIGQSGNITPADKKLYALRDVTATVESIPLIASSVMSKKIAAGADAIVLDVKTGSGAFMKTLEDSIALAQAMVDIGTHLGRNTVAVISDMDQPLGFGIGNALEIKEGIETLNGHGPKDLQEVCLILGSQMLVLGGKAKDEEEARSILLSHIKDGSALDKFKQMVSAQGGDATQIESPDTLPAARKFIEVKAEAAGYVESIQAEEIGVAAMLLGAGRETKESVIDLAVGIQLAIKVGDAVAAGDTLAVLHVNDASESKVQEAEAKVLEAYRISAQPVPPQPLVFALVTKDGVTRY